The Pyrodictium delaneyi genome contains a region encoding:
- a CDS encoding LeuA family protein yields MRVFDTTLRDGDQMPGVELDFYDKIEILRALDELGVDIIEAGFPASSDIDRKAVRAAVKETSRAKIAALARAHPRDVDEAAAAEAHIIHVFIATSDVHMKYKLRMTRSQVIERAVEAVERARSYGATVLFSAEDATRSDPGFLVKIYRRVVEAGAGYINIPDTVGTATPWYMEWLVSLIRRSLPSWVWIDVHCHDDFGMATANTLAGVRAGADGVQVTVNGFGERAGNAALEEVVAALHYLMGRTTSIRMELLTPISRLVASKFGVETPPNKAIVGRNAFAHEAGIHVHGILKNPATYEPLPPESVGNRRRIVLGRHSGRAAVEWALKNIGVDPEPDLVKYILDKLKEYAPRMKKVSEDIIVKWINEYTRQERVKTPYP; encoded by the coding sequence ATAAGGGTCTTCGATACCACCCTCCGTGATGGCGACCAGATGCCTGGAGTAGAGCTCGACTTCTACGACAAGATAGAGATCCTACGCGCCCTCGACGAACTAGGCGTCGACATTATAGAGGCCGGATTCCCGGCCTCCTCCGACATAGACCGCAAAGCCGTAAGAGCTGCCGTCAAGGAAACCTCTAGGGCAAAGATAGCAGCCCTAGCCAGGGCGCATCCACGCGACGTTGACGAGGCTGCTGCCGCCGAGGCTCACATAATCCACGTGTTCATAGCCACGAGCGATGTACACATGAAGTACAAGCTGAGGATGACCCGGAGCCAGGTAATAGAACGTGCCGTCGAGGCCGTAGAGAGGGCGCGAAGCTACGGGGCTACAGTCCTATTCTCCGCTGAGGACGCCACCCGTAGCGACCCTGGGTTCCTTGTGAAGATTTACCGGCGCGTCGTAGAGGCTGGAGCCGGCTACATCAACATACCGGATACAGTGGGCACAGCCACACCCTGGTACATGGAGTGGCTTGTGAGCCTCATAAGGAGGAGTCTACCCAGCTGGGTCTGGATAGACGTACACTGCCACGACGACTTCGGCATGGCCACCGCTAATACACTTGCAGGCGTGAGGGCTGGAGCCGATGGCGTCCAGGTAACCGTCAACGGGTTCGGAGAGAGAGCAGGCAATGCTGCCCTCGAGGAGGTTGTAGCTGCTCTACACTACCTAATGGGCAGGACCACAAGTATCCGCATGGAGCTGCTGACGCCTATCTCGCGGCTTGTAGCCAGCAAGTTCGGCGTTGAGACTCCACCAAACAAGGCTATCGTTGGCCGCAACGCATTCGCCCATGAAGCTGGTATACACGTGCACGGCATACTGAAGAACCCTGCCACTTACGAGCCCTTGCCACCTGAATCTGTCGGCAACCGTAGACGCATCGTGTTAGGCCGTCACAGCGGCCGTGCAGCTGTAGAGTGGGCCCTAAAGAACATCGGGGTAGACCCGGAGCCCGATCTAGTGAAGTATATACTGGATAAGCTGAAGGAATATGCACCAAGGATGAAGAAGGTCAGCGAGGACATAATCGTTAAATGGATAAACGAGTACACGCGACAGGAGCGTGTAAAGACGCCTTACCCCTAA
- a CDS encoding isocitrate/isopropylmalate dehydrogenase family protein — MAAPRVLVIPGDGIGPEIVEATMFILEKAMDLYGFDLEIRYAEAGDIAAREYGEPLPHETLELARNWADAVLKGPVGETARDVVVVLRRELGVYANIRPARSLPGVESVKPIDLVIVRENLEDVYAGIEFSVPGAAFAVKVVTEAGTRRIARVAARYASSRTGRVTIVHKANVLRVADGLFRDVARRVLEEEGISVDEMYVDAAAMEMVRNPARFDVVLTMNQYGDILSDLAAQVAGSLGLAPSANIGDEKALFEPVHGAAWDIAGKGVANPTAMILSAAMMLDYLGYHEAAHSVETAVEQALAAGLATPDLGGNLSTMEYAQAVARFLAAGKRR; from the coding sequence TTGGCTGCTCCAAGGGTGCTGGTTATACCAGGCGATGGTATAGGTCCCGAAATCGTAGAGGCTACTATGTTTATTCTCGAGAAGGCCATGGATCTATATGGGTTCGACCTCGAGATACGCTATGCAGAAGCTGGGGACATTGCCGCTCGCGAGTATGGAGAGCCTCTGCCACACGAGACTCTGGAGCTAGCCCGGAACTGGGCTGATGCTGTGCTCAAGGGGCCTGTGGGCGAGACTGCACGCGACGTCGTAGTCGTCTTGAGGAGGGAGCTGGGAGTCTACGCTAATATCCGGCCGGCTCGTAGCCTTCCCGGTGTCGAGAGCGTTAAACCAATAGACCTGGTCATAGTCAGGGAGAACCTTGAGGACGTCTACGCGGGTATAGAGTTCAGCGTGCCGGGCGCAGCGTTCGCGGTGAAGGTCGTCACTGAGGCGGGGACCCGGCGGATAGCACGGGTTGCTGCGCGTTACGCTTCCTCCCGGACGGGGCGCGTCACTATAGTCCATAAGGCTAACGTGCTCCGTGTCGCCGACGGACTCTTCCGGGATGTAGCACGCCGGGTGCTAGAGGAGGAGGGTATTAGCGTAGACGAGATGTATGTCGATGCCGCCGCGATGGAGATGGTGCGTAATCCTGCACGGTTTGACGTGGTGCTCACAATGAACCAGTACGGCGACATTCTCAGCGACCTAGCTGCACAGGTCGCGGGAAGCCTCGGCCTAGCCCCCTCGGCCAACATAGGCGACGAGAAAGCTCTCTTCGAGCCAGTCCACGGCGCTGCTTGGGACATAGCTGGAAAGGGTGTGGCAAACCCCACAGCAATGATACTGTCAGCTGCCATGATGCTCGACTACCTCGGATACCATGAGGCAGCACACAGCGTCGAGACAGCTGTGGAGCAGGCTCTTGCAGCTGGGCTCGCGACGCCGGATCTAGGCGGAAACCTCTCCACAATGGAGTACGCCCAGGCCGTGGCACGGTTCCTAGCAGCAGGGAAGAGGAGGTGA
- a CDS encoding ACT domain-containing protein: protein MAAQGIGIYVIEVSAFNGMDAIMRLSNMARRAKLEYRNISASFDGRVVRMRIEAVGEEKEVRWLAAKMERMPEVYAVAAKRLS, encoded by the coding sequence GTGGCGGCACAAGGCATCGGGATATACGTGATAGAGGTATCAGCGTTTAATGGTATGGACGCCATAATGAGGCTAAGCAACATGGCGCGCCGGGCCAAGCTGGAATACCGCAACATAAGTGCTAGCTTCGACGGCAGAGTCGTCAGAATGCGTATAGAGGCTGTGGGCGAGGAGAAGGAAGTGCGCTGGCTAGCAGCCAAGATGGAGAGGATGCCTGAAGTCTACGCGGTGGCGGCCAAGAGACTATCGTAG
- the ilvB gene encoding biosynthetic-type acetolactate synthase large subunit, whose protein sequence is MRGAVENGTRVVDHIARILKDLSATQVFGVTGGSIMGLFDALALEDFEIYMFRHEQGAAHAADAYGRIARRPGIALATSGPGATNLVTGIANAYFDSAPMVAITGQVPTSVFGRDAFQETDIVGVTAPITKFAYQVKKPEEAGPAIRTAYRLAVEGRPGPTLVDLPRDVQLTKYEPRDEPEYLPIDFAKYQPPSPDPEAVRRAARLLLAASRPVILVGTGVYWSGATAEVIELAERLQAPIVTTLPGKNAVPADHPLVMGPAGMHGRAEADAALANADVILAVGTRFSDRTVGRFEPELREKKIIHIDIDPSEHGKNVPPAVSIIADAREALQAILREMPAVPQRDKRFIEWLLWIRRRYEDAMEKLAARMRKFAPWKVLKTLRQAVPRNTITVTGVGSHQMWSEIHWDVYVPGTWVTSAGLGTMGFCIPAALGAKIAARDRPVLCIDGDGSFQMTMNNLALVRDYDLPIIVTVFDNRALMLVKQWQIFLYDRRIVATEYSQWPDFTKIAEAYGIEAIRPASLEEIDTAVRRAIRNNEPLIVVVDIDNNEDIVLPWVKPGEWLTDAILPPGMEDVSLVFREEKLAAAPAAGR, encoded by the coding sequence GTGAGGGGTGCAGTCGAAAATGGAACTCGCGTGGTAGACCACATAGCTCGTATTCTCAAAGACCTGAGTGCAACGCAAGTCTTCGGAGTAACCGGCGGCAGCATAATGGGGCTCTTCGACGCCCTGGCGCTCGAAGACTTCGAGATATACATGTTCCGCCACGAGCAAGGAGCAGCACATGCAGCCGACGCCTACGGCCGAATAGCGCGCAGGCCGGGAATAGCCCTGGCCACGAGCGGCCCTGGTGCGACAAACCTGGTAACCGGTATAGCTAACGCGTACTTCGACTCCGCCCCGATGGTGGCCATAACGGGGCAAGTACCTACAAGCGTCTTTGGGCGAGACGCCTTCCAGGAGACCGACATCGTCGGAGTAACAGCACCGATAACCAAGTTCGCCTACCAGGTAAAGAAGCCGGAGGAGGCAGGTCCCGCAATACGTACAGCATATAGGTTAGCCGTGGAGGGTAGGCCGGGTCCAACACTCGTAGACCTTCCCAGAGACGTGCAGCTAACCAAATACGAGCCAAGAGACGAGCCCGAGTACCTCCCAATAGACTTCGCCAAGTACCAGCCGCCGAGCCCCGACCCCGAGGCCGTGAGGAGAGCAGCACGCCTACTCCTTGCCGCTTCGAGGCCGGTAATCCTCGTCGGGACTGGCGTATACTGGTCGGGGGCCACAGCCGAGGTCATCGAGCTCGCCGAGCGGCTGCAAGCGCCGATAGTCACGACGCTCCCTGGAAAGAATGCTGTTCCAGCCGACCACCCCCTGGTAATGGGCCCAGCTGGCATGCATGGCCGCGCCGAGGCCGATGCAGCACTCGCTAATGCCGACGTGATACTTGCCGTGGGTACACGGTTCTCCGACCGGACTGTAGGCAGATTCGAGCCAGAGCTGCGTGAGAAGAAAATAATCCACATAGACATAGACCCCAGTGAGCATGGCAAGAACGTCCCACCAGCTGTAAGCATCATAGCTGATGCACGGGAAGCACTACAGGCTATACTCCGCGAAATGCCGGCAGTTCCTCAGCGCGACAAGAGGTTCATCGAGTGGCTCCTATGGATACGCCGCCGCTACGAAGACGCCATGGAGAAGCTGGCGGCCCGGATGAGGAAGTTCGCGCCGTGGAAGGTGCTGAAGACGCTCAGACAAGCCGTCCCCCGTAACACGATAACTGTTACTGGTGTGGGCAGTCACCAGATGTGGTCGGAGATACACTGGGACGTCTACGTACCTGGCACCTGGGTAACAAGCGCCGGCCTAGGCACCATGGGGTTCTGCATCCCGGCAGCACTCGGCGCCAAGATAGCCGCGAGGGACCGCCCAGTACTCTGTATCGATGGCGACGGAAGCTTCCAGATGACTATGAATAACCTGGCGCTCGTAAGAGACTACGACCTACCCATAATAGTGACTGTGTTCGACAACCGTGCATTGATGCTCGTCAAGCAGTGGCAGATATTCCTCTACGACCGCAGAATAGTAGCGACCGAGTATAGCCAGTGGCCAGACTTCACGAAGATAGCTGAGGCCTACGGGATAGAGGCGATCCGCCCAGCAAGCCTAGAGGAGATAGACACAGCAGTACGCCGCGCAATCCGGAACAACGAACCCCTCATAGTCGTGGTAGACATAGACAACAACGAGGACATAGTGCTGCCATGGGTGAAGCCTGGCGAGTGGTTGACAGACGCAATACTGCCTCCAGGAATGGAGGATGTCAGTCTCGTTTTCCGCGAGGAGAAGCTAGCAGCTGCTCCAGCAGCTGGGAGGTGA